A single window of Vibrio alfacsensis DNA harbors:
- a CDS encoding bifunctional GNAT family N-acetyltransferase/hotdog fold thioesterase, translating to MFKLITPKTENQLKKYYQFRWQLLREPWRMPVGSERDEYDGMSHHRMITDSRGRPMAIGRLYITPDNDGQIRYMAVKNNRRTKGMGSLVLVALESLARQEGAKRLVCNAREDAIAFYEKNGFERRGELTDERGPVRHQQMVKPLDPMADVLRRPDWCTELQERWEAQIPIADKMGIKINQYTGYQFECSAQLNPNLNPHNTMFAGSAFTLATLTGWGMTWLLMKERGLHGDIVLADSSIRYRHPVEQNPVASTSLDGISGDLDRLASGRKARIVIHVVIYSGDVPAVDFVGTYMLLPNYSKLLSC from the coding sequence ATGTTCAAGCTCATCACACCAAAAACAGAAAATCAGCTCAAAAAGTACTATCAATTTCGTTGGCAATTGTTGCGAGAGCCTTGGCGAATGCCTGTGGGTTCCGAGCGAGATGAATACGACGGGATGAGCCACCACCGCATGATCACCGACAGCCGTGGTCGTCCAATGGCGATTGGTCGCTTGTATATCACGCCTGATAACGACGGGCAAATCCGTTATATGGCGGTGAAAAATAATCGTCGTACCAAGGGGATGGGCTCGCTGGTATTGGTCGCGCTAGAGTCGCTCGCTCGACAAGAGGGCGCGAAACGTCTGGTGTGTAATGCGCGTGAAGATGCGATCGCATTCTATGAAAAAAATGGCTTTGAGCGCCGTGGTGAATTAACCGATGAGCGAGGACCAGTGCGTCACCAACAAATGGTCAAGCCGCTCGATCCCATGGCTGATGTGCTGCGTCGACCAGATTGGTGTACGGAGCTACAGGAACGTTGGGAAGCGCAAATTCCCATTGCGGATAAGATGGGGATAAAAATCAATCAGTACACGGGTTACCAGTTTGAGTGCAGTGCGCAGCTTAATCCTAATTTGAATCCGCATAACACGATGTTTGCAGGCTCTGCGTTTACTCTTGCGACCTTAACCGGTTGGGGAATGACGTGGTTACTCATGAAAGAGCGTGGTTTGCATGGGGATATTGTGTTGGCAGATAGCTCGATTCGATATCGTCATCCTGTTGAGCAAAACCCGGTTGCGAGTACTTCTTTAGATGGTATCAGTGGGGATTTAGACCGCTTAGCATCAGGGCGAAAAGCTCGTATTGTTATTCATGTTGTGATTTACAGTGGCGATGTCCCAGCGGTGGATTTTGTGGGCACTTACATGTTGTTGCCTAACTACTCAAAATTACTGAGCTGTTGA
- the dtd gene encoding D-aminoacyl-tRNA deacylase: MIALIQRVSEAAVRVDGKVVGEIDQGLLVLLGVEKDDDEAKAKRLMERVTTYRVFEDDEGKMNLNVKQVNGQVLVVSQFTLPADTKKGTRAGFSRGAHPADAERLYDYFSDLCEQELPTQRGRFAADMKVSLINDGPVTFWLQV, encoded by the coding sequence GTGATAGCGCTAATTCAACGCGTCAGTGAAGCGGCCGTTCGAGTGGACGGTAAAGTGGTGGGTGAAATCGACCAAGGTCTACTTGTCCTACTTGGTGTAGAAAAGGACGATGATGAAGCAAAAGCAAAACGTCTGATGGAGCGTGTGACCACTTACCGAGTGTTTGAAGACGATGAGGGGAAAATGAACCTCAACGTAAAACAAGTGAACGGTCAGGTATTGGTGGTGTCTCAATTTACGCTACCCGCTGATACCAAAAAAGGCACGCGAGCAGGCTTTTCTCGCGGCGCACATCCGGCGGATGCCGAGCGTCTTTATGACTACTTTTCTGATTTGTGTGAGCAAGAACTGCCAACCCAGCGAGGCCGTTTTGCTGCCGATATGAAAGTGTCACTCATTAACGATGGACCTGTGACATTCTGGCTACAGGTCTAA
- a CDS encoding virulence factor BrkB family protein, with protein sequence MNQLSESYKVRLTRLVPGGVAFFKYLLKRMTHDRVNVNAGYLAYITLLSIVPMLTVLLSILSKFPVFANVGEVLQGYIIDNFVPASGDAVRTALQEFVANTGKMTAVGGAFLFVAALMLISNIDKNLNYIWRVSDKRRPVFSFSMYWMVLTLGPIMVGASIAATSYVTSLRLIENETLSGAYDLFLRWLPLLLSFFAFMGLYLLVPNKKVYLTHASLGAAVAAILFEFSKKGFAFYITQFPSYQLIYGALAAIPILFVWVYLCWLIVLIGAEVTASLGEREHWSDNLEMIHSTAEFQLTDEGKESRDSANSTRQ encoded by the coding sequence ATGAACCAGTTATCAGAGAGTTACAAGGTGAGATTAACAAGACTTGTACCAGGCGGTGTCGCGTTTTTTAAATATCTTCTCAAGCGAATGACGCACGATCGCGTCAACGTGAATGCCGGCTACCTCGCGTACATTACTTTGCTGTCCATTGTGCCGATGTTGACAGTATTGCTATCAATATTGTCTAAGTTTCCGGTTTTTGCGAATGTTGGTGAAGTGCTGCAAGGTTACATCATTGATAATTTTGTCCCAGCTTCAGGGGATGCGGTGAGAACCGCGCTGCAAGAGTTTGTGGCGAATACTGGTAAAATGACCGCGGTAGGTGGTGCGTTTTTGTTTGTCGCCGCTTTGATGCTGATTTCTAACATCGACAAGAATCTTAACTACATCTGGCGAGTGAGCGATAAACGTCGTCCAGTGTTTTCGTTCTCAATGTATTGGATGGTATTAACGCTTGGGCCAATCATGGTTGGAGCGAGTATTGCGGCTACGTCTTATGTAACGTCATTAAGGCTCATCGAGAATGAAACGTTGTCGGGGGCTTATGATCTGTTTTTGCGTTGGCTTCCGCTGTTGCTTTCATTCTTCGCGTTTATGGGACTGTATCTATTGGTTCCAAATAAAAAAGTTTACCTCACACATGCGAGTTTAGGGGCGGCGGTTGCGGCGATTTTGTTTGAGTTCAGCAAAAAAGGCTTTGCGTTCTACATTACGCAATTCCCATCGTATCAGTTGATTTACGGAGCGTTAGCTGCGATCCCTATCCTGTTTGTTTGGGTGTATCTGTGCTGGCTGATCGTGCTGATTGGTGCGGAAGTCACGGCATCGTTAGGTGAGAGAGAGCACTGGAGTGATAACTTAGAAATGATACACTCGACGGCGGAATTTCAATTAACAGATGAAGGAAAAGAGAGTCGTGATAGCGCTAATTCAACGCGTCAGTGA
- a CDS encoding DUF2959 domain-containing protein, producing the protein MPYLLAIVLSIFTLTGCQSAYYSAMEQVGYHKREIMVDRVEDAKESQQDAQEEFTSALEALSALTNFNGGELESVYNNINDKYEDSEKAAQDVRDRIAAIEDVSDALFAEWQDELDLYTSAKLRRSSEQKLRETKASYKTMLSAMKRAEDKMTPVLNTLRDNTLFLKHNLNASAIGSLKGEFSSLEKDIQYAIKQMNAAIAESDKFLQQLNQK; encoded by the coding sequence ATGCCTTATTTATTAGCAATTGTACTATCAATTTTCACCTTAACTGGTTGTCAATCGGCTTATTATTCCGCAATGGAACAAGTGGGCTATCACAAACGTGAAATCATGGTTGATCGAGTTGAAGATGCCAAAGAGTCGCAGCAAGACGCGCAAGAAGAATTCACCAGCGCTTTAGAAGCCCTTTCAGCTTTGACCAATTTTAATGGCGGTGAACTGGAAAGTGTTTACAACAACATAAACGATAAATACGAAGACAGCGAAAAAGCCGCACAGGACGTTCGTGACCGTATTGCAGCGATTGAAGATGTGTCTGATGCCTTATTTGCAGAATGGCAAGACGAGCTCGACCTATATACCAGTGCTAAACTGCGTCGTTCTAGTGAGCAAAAGTTGCGTGAAACCAAAGCCTCTTACAAAACCATGCTCAGTGCAATGAAACGTGCCGAAGACAAGATGACACCGGTTCTGAATACGCTGCGCGACAATACGCTATTCTTAAAGCACAACCTAAACGCCAGCGCCATCGGCTCTCTAAAAGGTGAATTCTCAAGCCTAGAGAAAGACATCCAATACGCAATCAAACAAATGAATGCCGCGATCGCTGAGTCAGATAAGTTCCTGCAACAGTTGAATCAAAAGTAA
- a CDS encoding AAA family ATPase — MKPIIITGGPGAGKTTLIKALADVGYATFEEASRYLITEQSRLPNGALPWTNLPAFAQLCLELMGEQKREALEHSLAFVDRAIPDIVAYLQVGGCHVGPEFIAGSAGYHDQVLACRPESSVYVQDEVRPHSFEEAMQIHQTLVDTYVELGYDVVEVPWGTIRERVEFVRRVVGLVDEVTN, encoded by the coding sequence ATGAAGCCCATTATCATTACCGGTGGTCCGGGAGCGGGAAAAACCACGCTCATTAAAGCGCTCGCCGATGTTGGTTACGCTACGTTTGAAGAGGCATCTCGTTACCTCATTACCGAGCAAAGTCGCTTGCCTAATGGTGCGCTTCCATGGACGAATCTGCCAGCATTCGCCCAACTATGTCTAGAGTTAATGGGAGAGCAAAAGAGAGAGGCTTTAGAGCACTCGTTGGCTTTTGTTGACCGAGCAATTCCAGACATTGTGGCGTACCTCCAAGTGGGAGGCTGTCATGTGGGGCCTGAATTTATAGCGGGCAGTGCTGGGTATCACGACCAAGTGTTGGCCTGTAGACCAGAATCGTCTGTCTACGTGCAAGACGAAGTACGCCCTCACAGCTTTGAAGAGGCGATGCAAATCCATCAAACGCTTGTCGACACTTATGTTGAACTTGGTTATGACGTCGTTGAAGTACCATGGGGCACAATAAGAGAAAGGGTTGAATTTGTTCGAAGGGTCGTTGGCTTAGTCGATGAGGTCACAAACTAA
- the typA gene encoding translational GTPase TypA: MATPQIDKLRNIAIIAHVDHGKTTLVDKLLQQSGTLESRGEAEERVMDSNDIEKERGITILAKNTAINWNDYRINIVDTPGHADFGGEVERIMSMVDSVLLIVDAVDGPMPQTRFVTQKAFAHGLKPIVVINKIDRPGARPDWVMDQVFDLFDNLGATDEQLDFKVVYASALNGWATLEEGETGENMEPLFQAVVDTVEAPNVDLDGPLQMQISQLDYSSYVGVIGVARVTRGSVRPNQQVTIVGADGKKRNGKVGTVMGYLGLERHDIEQANAGDIIAITGLGELKISDTICDVNNVEAMIPLSVDEPTVTMTFQVNTSPFAGKEGKFVTSRNILERLQKELVHNVALRVEETDNPDRFRVSGRGELHLSILIENMRREGFELAVSRPEVIIKRDEDGNLQEPFETVTIDVMEENQGGIMEAIGLRKGELTDMSPDGKGRVRMDFMMPSRGLIGFQTEFMTLTSGSGLLYHSFDHYGPHKGGTIGQRNNGVLISNATGKALTYALFNLQERGRLFAEHADEVYEGQVIGIHNRSNDLTVNCLKGKQLTNVRASGTDEAQVLTPAIKFTLEQALEFIDDDELVEVTPESIRIRKRHLTENDRKRASRDAK; encoded by the coding sequence ATGGCTACTCCACAGATTGATAAATTAAGAAATATCGCGATCATCGCGCACGTTGACCACGGTAAAACAACACTGGTTGATAAACTACTACAACAATCAGGTACTCTAGAGTCTCGCGGCGAAGCTGAAGAGCGAGTCATGGACTCAAACGACATCGAAAAAGAACGTGGTATTACCATTCTTGCTAAAAACACAGCAATTAACTGGAATGATTACCGCATCAACATCGTAGATACTCCGGGACACGCGGACTTCGGTGGTGAAGTAGAACGTATCATGTCGATGGTAGACTCAGTACTACTTATCGTTGACGCAGTTGACGGCCCAATGCCGCAAACTCGTTTCGTAACGCAAAAAGCATTTGCTCACGGTCTTAAGCCAATCGTTGTAATCAACAAGATTGACCGTCCTGGCGCACGTCCTGATTGGGTTATGGACCAAGTGTTCGACCTATTCGACAACCTAGGTGCAACTGATGAACAGCTAGACTTTAAAGTGGTTTACGCATCAGCACTTAACGGTTGGGCGACGCTAGAAGAAGGCGAAACTGGCGAGAACATGGAACCATTGTTCCAAGCAGTAGTTGATACTGTTGAGGCTCCAAACGTTGACCTTGATGGTCCACTACAGATGCAAATCTCTCAGCTAGATTACAGCTCTTACGTAGGCGTTATCGGTGTTGCTCGTGTTACTCGCGGTTCAGTACGTCCTAACCAACAAGTTACAATCGTTGGTGCAGATGGCAAGAAGCGCAACGGTAAAGTCGGCACAGTAATGGGCTACCTTGGCCTAGAGCGTCATGACATCGAGCAAGCTAATGCTGGTGACATCATTGCAATCACGGGTCTTGGTGAGCTTAAAATCTCTGACACTATCTGTGACGTGAACAATGTTGAAGCGATGATTCCGCTTTCTGTTGATGAACCAACAGTAACAATGACGTTCCAAGTAAACACTTCTCCGTTTGCGGGTAAAGAAGGTAAGTTCGTTACTTCACGTAACATCCTTGAGCGTCTACAGAAAGAATTGGTACACAACGTTGCACTGCGCGTTGAAGAAACAGACAACCCAGATCGCTTCCGCGTTTCAGGCCGTGGTGAACTTCACCTATCTATCCTGATCGAAAACATGCGTCGTGAAGGTTTCGAGCTAGCAGTATCTCGTCCTGAAGTAATCATCAAGCGTGATGAAGATGGTAACCTACAAGAACCGTTTGAAACTGTAACTATCGACGTTATGGAAGAAAACCAAGGCGGTATCATGGAAGCAATCGGTCTTCGTAAAGGCGAACTGACTGATATGTCTCCAGATGGTAAAGGCCGTGTTCGCATGGACTTCATGATGCCATCACGTGGTCTGATCGGTTTCCAAACTGAGTTCATGACGCTAACATCTGGTTCAGGTCTTCTATACCACTCGTTTGATCACTACGGCCCACACAAAGGCGGTACTATCGGTCAACGTAACAACGGTGTTCTGATCTCGAACGCGACAGGTAAAGCGCTGACTTACGCACTGTTTAACCTTCAAGAACGTGGTCGTCTATTTGCTGAGCACGCTGATGAAGTTTACGAAGGTCAAGTTATCGGTATTCACAACCGTTCAAACGACCTAACAGTAAACTGTCTGAAAGGTAAGCAGCTAACGAACGTTCGTGCATCTGGTACTGATGAAGCACAGGTTCTTACTCCAGCAATCAAATTCACGCTAGAGCAAGCACTAGAATTCATCGATGATGACGAACTAGTAGAAGTAACACCTGAAAGCATCCGTATTCGTAAACGTCACTTGACTGAAAACGATCGTAAACGTGCTTCACGTGATGCGAAATAA
- the glnA gene encoding glutamate--ammonia ligase, with protein sequence MSVENVLSLIQENEVKFVDLRFTDTKGKEQHITIPAHQIDADFFEEGKMFDGSSVAGWKGINESDMVMMPDASSAVLDPFTEDATLNVRCDILEPATMQGYDRDPRSIAKRAEDYMRSTGIADTVLVGPEPEFFLFDDVKFSNDMSGSFFKIDDVEAAWNTGSEIEGGNKGHRPGVKGGYFPVAPVDSSQDIRSAMCLIMEEMGLVVEAHHHEVATAGQNEIATRFNTLTTKADEIQIYKYVVHNVAHAFGKTATFMPKPLVGDNGSGMHVHQSLAKDGVNLFAGDKYGGLSETALYYIGGIIKHARAINAFANPSTNSYKRLVPGFEAPVMLAYSARNRSASIRIPVVPSPKARRIEARFPDPAANPYLAFASLLMAGLDGIKNKIHPGEAMDKDLYDLPAEEAAEIPKVAESLEVALNALDADREFLTAGGVFSDDFIDSYIALKSQDVERVNMATHPLEFELYYSV encoded by the coding sequence ATGTCAGTAGAAAACGTTTTATCGCTAATTCAAGAAAACGAAGTTAAGTTTGTTGACCTACGCTTCACTGATACAAAAGGTAAAGAGCAGCATATTACGATCCCTGCTCACCAAATCGACGCTGACTTCTTTGAAGAAGGTAAAATGTTCGATGGTTCATCAGTTGCTGGCTGGAAAGGCATCAACGAATCAGACATGGTAATGATGCCTGACGCATCTTCTGCTGTTCTTGACCCATTCACAGAAGACGCAACGCTAAACGTTCGTTGTGACATTCTTGAGCCTGCAACTATGCAAGGCTACGACCGTGACCCACGTTCAATCGCTAAACGCGCTGAAGACTACATGCGCTCTACTGGTATCGCAGACACCGTTCTTGTTGGTCCAGAGCCAGAATTCTTCCTATTCGATGACGTGAAATTCTCTAACGATATGTCTGGTTCGTTCTTCAAGATTGATGACGTAGAAGCAGCATGGAACACAGGTTCTGAAATCGAAGGTGGTAACAAAGGTCACCGTCCAGGTGTTAAGGGTGGTTACTTCCCAGTAGCTCCAGTTGACTCATCTCAAGACATTCGCTCTGCAATGTGTCTAATCATGGAAGAAATGGGCCTAGTGGTTGAAGCTCACCACCACGAAGTCGCAACTGCTGGTCAAAACGAAATCGCAACACGTTTCAATACGCTAACGACTAAAGCGGATGAAATCCAAATCTACAAGTACGTGGTTCACAACGTTGCTCACGCATTTGGTAAGACAGCGACATTCATGCCAAAACCACTTGTAGGCGACAACGGCTCAGGTATGCACGTTCACCAATCTCTAGCAAAAGACGGTGTAAACCTATTTGCTGGTGACAAGTACGGCGGCCTTTCTGAAACGGCACTTTACTACATCGGTGGTATCATCAAACACGCTCGTGCAATCAACGCGTTTGCTAACCCATCAACAAACTCGTACAAGCGTCTAGTACCAGGATTCGAAGCACCAGTTATGCTAGCGTACTCTGCTCGTAACCGTTCTGCATCTATCCGTATCCCAGTGGTTCCAAGCCCGAAAGCACGTCGTATCGAAGCTCGCTTCCCAGATCCAGCAGCAAACCCATACCTAGCGTTTGCTTCTCTACTAATGGCTGGTCTTGACGGTATCAAGAACAAGATCCACCCAGGTGAAGCAATGGATAAAGACTTGTACGACCTACCAGCGGAAGAAGCAGCTGAGATTCCAAAGGTAGCAGAGTCTCTAGAAGTCGCACTGAATGCACTAGATGCAGACCGTGAGTTCCTAACTGCTGGTGGTGTATTCTCTGATGACTTCATCGATTCATACATCGCACTGAAATCTCAAGATGTTGAGCGCGTGAACATGGCGACTCACCCACTTGAGTTCGAACTTTACTACTCTGTATAA
- a CDS encoding DUF4124 domain-containing protein has product MSAKMRLSFAIILISSSTTAPCTQKIFTWLDEKGVRHFSDTPQKGAEVTVLPNVKVNTSTPALNHRASFALNELPEHTQQKPLSLKMLKPQHDMAIRSNQGIITVQLKSNRPLESTEQVQLLLDGKPYDAPQHNLDWRLNNIDRGTHTLAVQTIRNGKLIASTIPITVHLHRASVSPSN; this is encoded by the coding sequence ATGAGCGCAAAAATGCGCCTTTCTTTCGCGATTATTTTAATTTCATCTTCAACCACAGCGCCTTGCACCCAAAAGATATTTACCTGGCTTGATGAAAAAGGCGTTCGTCACTTTAGTGACACTCCCCAAAAAGGGGCAGAAGTGACTGTTCTTCCCAATGTAAAAGTTAACACGTCAACGCCCGCGCTAAACCATCGTGCATCATTTGCGCTCAACGAGCTTCCTGAACACACACAACAAAAGCCACTTTCTTTAAAGATGCTGAAGCCTCAGCACGATATGGCGATTCGCAGTAACCAAGGCATCATCACGGTTCAGCTTAAATCCAATCGCCCCTTAGAAAGCACTGAGCAAGTTCAATTGCTCCTCGATGGTAAGCCCTATGATGCACCTCAACATAACTTAGACTGGCGACTGAATAACATCGACCGTGGCACACACACTTTGGCAGTCCAAACAATACGAAACGGCAAGCTTATTGCATCCACTATCCCTATAACGGTGCATTTACATAGAGCAAGCGTCAGTCCGAGCAATTAA
- the glnL gene encoding nitrogen regulation protein NR(II), producing the protein MDTSLSSAILDNMVTATLILDDELAIRFANPAAELLFSQSAKRIVDQSLSQLIQHASMDLALLTQPLQSGQSITDSDVTFVVDGRPLMLEVTVSPLTWQKKLMLLVEMRKIDQQRRLTQELNQHAQQQAAKLLVRGLAHEIKNPLGGLRGAAQLLEKMLPDPSLTEYTHIIIEQADRLRALVDRLLGPQKPGKKSEENLHQVLEKVRQLVELESQHSVVIERDYDPSLPEILMDADQIEQAMLNIVSNAAQILSRQEHGKITIRTRTVHQANIHGQRCKLAARIEITDNGPGIPPELQDTLFYPMVSGREGGTGLGLSISQNLIDQHNGKIDVESWPGHTTFTIYLPI; encoded by the coding sequence GTGGATACCAGTCTCTCTAGCGCTATTCTCGATAACATGGTGACAGCAACGTTAATTCTTGATGATGAGTTAGCGATTCGCTTTGCTAATCCTGCTGCGGAATTGTTGTTTTCACAAAGCGCTAAACGCATTGTCGATCAGTCGCTATCCCAACTCATTCAACACGCCTCCATGGATTTAGCACTCCTGACTCAGCCTCTGCAAAGCGGCCAAAGCATTACCGACAGTGATGTCACCTTTGTGGTTGATGGACGCCCGTTGATGCTGGAAGTCACCGTTAGTCCGCTCACTTGGCAAAAGAAACTGATGTTACTTGTCGAGATGCGCAAGATTGATCAACAGCGCCGTCTGACTCAAGAGCTTAACCAACACGCCCAGCAACAAGCAGCGAAGCTTTTGGTTCGGGGACTTGCCCATGAAATCAAAAACCCGCTGGGAGGATTGCGAGGCGCAGCGCAGCTGTTAGAAAAGATGCTGCCCGATCCGTCGCTGACGGAATACACCCATATCATCATTGAACAAGCTGACCGATTACGAGCGCTGGTTGATCGCCTATTGGGCCCACAAAAGCCGGGAAAGAAAAGCGAAGAGAATCTTCACCAAGTTTTGGAAAAAGTTCGCCAACTGGTTGAGTTGGAGTCACAACATAGTGTCGTGATTGAACGAGATTACGATCCAAGCTTGCCAGAAATATTGATGGATGCCGATCAAATCGAGCAAGCCATGCTTAATATCGTCAGTAACGCAGCGCAGATTCTTTCTCGCCAAGAGCATGGAAAAATCACAATTCGCACCAGAACGGTGCACCAAGCGAACATTCATGGCCAGCGTTGTAAACTCGCGGCTCGCATTGAAATCACTGACAATGGTCCGGGAATACCACCAGAACTACAAGATACCCTGTTCTACCCTATGGTCAGCGGCCGTGAGGGCGGAACCGGACTCGGACTGTCAATTTCACAAAACTTGATCGACCAGCACAACGGAAAAATAGACGTTGAAAGCTGGCCTGGCCACACCACTTTTACGATTTATCTGCCAATCTGA
- the glnG gene encoding nitrogen regulation protein NR(I) — MSKGYVWVVDDDSSIRWVMEKTLSSANIKCETYADGESVLMALEREVPDVLVSDIRMPGIDGLELLKQLQQNYPDLPVIIMTAHSDLDAAVNAYQKGAFEYLPKPFDIDETLTLVERAIAHSQENKREHLLPDDVPADTPEIIGEAPAMQEVFRAIGRLSRSSISVLINGESGTGKELVAHALHRHSPRANKPFIALNMAAIPKDLIESELFGHEKGAFTGANSVRQGRFEQANGGTLFLDEIGDMPLDIQTRLLRVLADGQFYRVGGHSPISVDVRIVAATHQNLEKLVHNGDFREDLFHRLNVIRVQIPALRERRQDIEKLTQHFLVRAADELGVETKTLHPSSVEILNRLTWPGNVRQLENICRWLTVMASGSEVLPSDLPPELLEEKKITKDSEHGSWQEQLSKWARSALAEGDKELLAYALPEFERIMLEAALEHTKGHKQDAAKVLGWGRNTLTRKLKELY, encoded by the coding sequence ATGAGTAAAGGATATGTTTGGGTCGTCGATGACGACAGTTCAATTCGCTGGGTAATGGAAAAGACCCTCTCCTCCGCAAACATTAAGTGCGAAACCTATGCGGATGGGGAAAGTGTTCTCATGGCTTTAGAGCGTGAAGTACCTGATGTCCTAGTCTCTGACATTCGCATGCCTGGCATTGATGGCCTAGAACTGCTTAAACAACTGCAACAGAATTACCCCGATTTACCCGTGATCATCATGACCGCGCATTCGGATCTCGACGCGGCGGTTAATGCGTACCAAAAAGGGGCATTTGAGTATCTACCGAAACCCTTTGATATTGATGAAACACTTACACTTGTCGAGCGAGCTATCGCACATAGCCAAGAGAATAAGCGTGAACATTTGCTCCCTGATGATGTGCCAGCGGATACTCCAGAGATCATTGGTGAAGCGCCTGCAATGCAAGAAGTGTTTCGTGCCATTGGCCGACTATCTCGCTCATCAATCTCAGTATTAATTAACGGCGAATCAGGGACGGGTAAAGAGCTCGTTGCTCATGCATTACATCGCCATAGTCCACGGGCAAATAAACCGTTCATTGCACTCAACATGGCGGCCATTCCAAAAGACTTAATTGAGTCAGAGCTCTTTGGACATGAAAAAGGCGCATTTACTGGTGCTAATAGTGTCCGTCAAGGGCGCTTTGAACAAGCCAACGGAGGCACCTTATTCTTAGATGAAATCGGGGACATGCCGTTAGATATTCAAACTCGGTTGTTACGTGTCCTTGCAGATGGGCAGTTCTACCGCGTCGGTGGGCATTCTCCGATCAGTGTAGATGTTCGGATTGTCGCCGCCACTCACCAAAACTTAGAAAAACTGGTCCACAATGGCGATTTTCGTGAAGACTTGTTTCATCGTCTCAACGTTATTCGCGTGCAGATTCCCGCTCTTCGTGAGCGTCGACAAGATATCGAAAAGCTGACCCAACACTTCTTAGTGCGTGCCGCTGATGAACTCGGCGTTGAAACCAAAACCCTGCACCCATCATCCGTTGAGATCCTCAATCGTTTAACTTGGCCGGGGAACGTGCGACAACTGGAAAATATTTGTCGTTGGCTAACCGTAATGGCCAGTGGCAGTGAAGTCCTTCCAAGTGATTTACCACCAGAGTTACTGGAAGAGAAAAAAATCACGAAAGATTCTGAACATGGCAGTTGGCAAGAGCAATTATCTAAATGGGCGCGCAGTGCCCTTGCTGAGGGGGATAAAGAACTACTGGCGTACGCTTTGCCAGAGTTTGAACGTATAATGCTCGAAGCGGCACTCGAACATACTAAAGGTCATAAACAGGATGCCGCTAAAGTACTAGGTTGGGGACGTAACACCCTTACTCGAAAACTCAAAGAACTGTATTAA